GAGTGGAATGCTACCGATTCTCCCCAACCAACAGTACCGTCCTCATCCTTTGCTTCCAAAAGTAAAAATTCCTTATCTTCAAAGGTTCCAAAGCTTGTTGTAAATGGATCCTTCAATTTCATTTTCAAATGTCGGATTGTAATTTCAGTAATTTTCATATTAAACCCCTCCAAGTGCTAACGTATCTTTTTTGACAAAGATATAATTATTCCATTGATTATTCTTTTGAAGTCGAACTGCCACGTATCCTGCCGCAAATACGGCTTGAAACACTTTACGAGTTTCCATTCGCCAGTGCATTGCATGTTCCTGGCTCGTTGCTTTTAAGCTTTGAAAATCTAGTGGAACTGGTAGTGAGTACACATCTTCCGTTAGATTTTCAAGTGCGGTTACCTGTAATTTAGGTAAACCTGTTTCGTCGAAAAGGATTTCACCAAGTGCTTGTGGATTTGCCATCGTTGGTTCGATTTGGTTTTCAACATATTCACTTTTTAAATGCCAATGCACTTCAAAGCGATCTGTTGGCAAGCCTTTATTAAATCCGTCCTTCATATTGCCGTAGCAATTTTCAATATATATGTTGCAAATACCGTTTAGCTTTGTCAGATTCAAATAGCCGTTACGTGTTTCCAGGGGATCGAAGGTCCAATGCATGTCATCAAAGCCCTTTTGGATGGCAATATTTCTTTGCGCATGCTTTAACCGTTCACCAATTCTTTGTGACCGATAGGCTTCGTCAATTCCAAGCATATGTGAACAAAGATACGCTTTCCCGTTTTTAAATCCGGCAAAACCGTAGCTAAACCCTATAAGCTTTTCACCGTCATATGCGCCGACCATAATGCCGCCATTTTTCACGGCAGTTAAGGTTTGATGGGTAGGCAGTGGTATACTTCCCCAAATATTACTTTCTAGTTGTTGTACTTGCTCCAGTTCCTCAACGGTTTTTAATTCTTTAATCACGATCAATTTTATTCACTTCTTTCCACTTCTTGTAATGCATTAAGGAGCGCTCTTGTAATGATACGTGCTCCCACAGGTAATTGTTGTTGGTTGAAGTTCATTTGTGGATGATGAAGTCCCGGTGTTACACCACAACCAAGGCCAAGCATTGTTGTCTTAAGGTGTGGTCGTGAATAGGAATAGAAATGAAAATCCTCTCCACCAGGCGTAACGACTTCTGGTGCACAATGTTCTTCGCCGACCGTTTCGATAATAGCCTGCCTCATGATGGCTTTTGCTTCATCATCAACTTGAGCTGCCACGATATGAGCACCTACATTTGTTGTGATTGTGGCTCCGTATAACTTACTAACTGCTTCAACTGCCCTTTCAAAGCCTTCTGTTAAGGCCGCCATCGTTTCATTTGTTTGTGCACGGGTATCAATGCTGAAGGTTGCAGTACCTGGAATGATATTTGCAGAAATCCCTCCTGCTTGAAGCTGGGTCATTTTGATTGAACCTGACTCTGCTGGACTAATCCAAATTCGTTTTAGTGCATCTACTAATGCAGCAGCGACTTCTATCGCATTCACTCCATATTCAGGTAGTGCACCGTGTGCTTCCACTCCTGAAATCGTTCCTGTAATAAGCTTCGCGGCACCGTGATAGAGTGCTGGAGAGTGAGTACCATCTGAAAGCTCGACTAGAGGACGAACATGAACCCCAAATAAATACTCCAATGTATCGATAATACCTTTTTGGGTAATTGCTTTTGCGCCCCCCGCCTTTTCTTCAGCAGGCTGGAAAATTAGTCGAACTGCACCAGGCAATGAATCTTTTTGTTCCTTTAACAAAAGCGCTACACCGATTGCCATTGTCATATGGCCATCATGTCCACAGGAATGATTGGCTTTAAACTCACCATCAACCTCCTGCCATAGTGCGTCAATGTCTGTACGAAATCCAACTTTAGGTACCCCTGGTCCAATATCAACATATAGACCGGTCATATCTTCAAATGTTTGTGGCACTAAACCCTCTTCTTTAAGAAATTCAGCTAAATAAGCGGTAGTATTCACTTCTTTCCAGCTGATTTCAGGATTTGCGTGTAAATGTGCAAAAACCTTTTGCATACGCTCAGTCAATTGCTGTTCTTCCATTTAGATCACCTCCATCGATTTGCAATAAAACTATTTTGAAAATCATCATATTTTACACGTTGTTGATTATAATACTCTACGTCATGGGACATCATGCCAACTACCAAGGTATTTAAAAAAGCGATCAACGCTGGCATCATATCAATTGTTGATAATTCCTTTTGTTGTAAAACAAAGGACTCGTTTGCAAATTGATTGATCGGTGCGACATTTGAATCAGTAATCGCTACCGTATAAACACCTCGTTTTCTAAATTCCTCAGTTATTTGAATAGGCTCCTTATAATAGCGGTGCAATGAAATGACGATGGCAAGAGAAGATTCATCTAATTCTTGAAGGGTGCGAATTAGCATACCCGTTTCTGTTTGGACGAGTTTGACATTAGGTCTAAGAATATTCAATGTAAACTGAAACCACTGAGCCGCAAAACTTGATGCCCCTTCCCCAACGAGATAAATACTTTTCGCTTCATGCATTTTTTTCGTCGTTTCATGAAACTGCTCAGGACTGATTTGTTTCGCAATTGTAGCAATTTGAACGCTCGTTTGCCCCATCACCTTTTCACAAAGCTGTTGCTCCTTAAAAAGTCCCTCTTTAGATGAAACATAATTGCCCAAAGTACTATTCGTATTATTCTCAAATAAATACATAGTTAGCTCTTTTTGCAGTTGAGCGTAGCCATTTAAACCAATTGCATAGCAGAAGCGAATGACCGTCGTCTCACTTGTTCCAGCCAGTTTTCCTACCTCTGTCGCAGAATGAATCCCAACATAAGTTGGATTATTCAAAACAAAATTCGCCACCTTTTGCTGCGATTTAGATAATGAATTATAGCGTTGTTCAATAGTATCTTTAATCGTCGCCATATGGTTCGGTGGAAGCCTCCCCTTTATTTTTCGTTATTTTGAAGTCTAGGCTTCAAATTTATATCTAGTAATCTAACATGAATAAGAAAGAGATGCAAGGAATTTTCAGAATTTTTTTATTTGTTTGTTTTTATTAGTTTTGTGGATATAGTAGAAAGCCGTTTTAAATAAAAAATAATGTAAATGGGCTAGAAAATATAGTCATTAATGTACAAGTGGAACATCTTAAAAATTTATATTAAGTTTACAGGATTTAAGTTATCAATCTTCTTTTTAAATCCTTCATTAAATGCAGATCATCTTATATGGTTTTGAACCCGTTCGTTAACTAGTTTTTGAACTTTGATTTCCTCATTAAATTAATTTATAGCCCAATTTTTGTAAATTCAAGATTTAGCATTTTTACATAAAATAAATATTTACTTTCTTTATCTTAATAATTGCTCAACAAATGTTCGTTACTATAAAAATGAGCAAAATCAATCATAACCTTTCAAAATTCACGAAAGAATATGAGAGAAATAGGAGGATTTAATGAAAGGATTCATTATAGATTTGGATGGAACGATATATAAAAACTATCAAATTATAGATGGTGCTAGAGAAGCCATTGAACTTTTAAAAATAAATAATTTACCTTTCGTTTTTTTAAGTAATAGAGGCAATATTTCAAGAAAGAATTGCCTTCAAAAACTAAAGCGAATTGGGATTGACTGTCAAATTGAAAATATCATCCTTGCTTCAACCATTGCGGCTCGATTCTTTCAGCAAAGAAAGGAAGAAAGTGTTTGGATTTTAGGTGATGAAGGGTTGAGAGAAGAACTAATTGATCATCAAGTAAATTTAGCAACGAAACCCGAACAAGCAGATTGGCTACTGATTACTTTACATGAACAACTTACATACGAAGACTTAAATAATGCATTTCGCGCAGTTTTAAACGGAGCAAAGATAGCAGTAACAAATCATGATCTCATATTCCCTAGAGAAGATGGACCTTGTATAGATGTAGGTGGATTAATAGCTGCTATAACAGCTACTACAGGAGCAAAAGTCCAATATTCTTTTGGAAAGCCCTCTCCTTTTATGAGAGATGCCGCCTTACAACAGCTTCAGCTAGAAGCAACAGATTGTGTCGTTATAGGTGACGGTTTATCTACAGATATGCAATTAGGCATCATAAACGAAATGAAAACAGCTTTTGTTTTAAGCGGTGTAGCAACAGTGGAAGACTTACATAAAACAAATATTACTCCGTTATTTATAGGAAATACAATCCTGGACGTTGTTAAGGACATATTGGAAGGAGTAAATCATGAATACCATTGAAAAAGTCATCAAGAGTATTAATAACGAACCTCTTAAATTATCAAATATTAACATAGAACACATTTATATTCAGGAAAATATATTTCCGTCATTACAGCAATACTTATTAAATCAAAACTATACGAACGTGTTACTAATTGGTGATGACAATACGATTGTTTTCATGAACAGCATTATTGAACAATGTCAAAATGAGCATCTTACATTTTCAACCACTGTATTACGACCTAATCAGAATCAAGATGTGATAGCGGATGAGCAAAATATCTGTCAAAGTCTTGTAGCTGCACAGCAATCAAATGTCGATGCCATATTAGCAGTCGGAGCTGGAACAATTCATGATGTTGCACGTTATGCAGCTTTTACTTTAAAAAAGCCTTTTGTTTCTTTTCCAACAGCACCTTCAGTGGATGGATTTTATTCCAGTGGTGCTCCATTAATTTTAAGAAACATGAAGGTTACAGTTAAAGCTGAAGCTCCTATGGCAATTTTTGCAGATTTACATATTTTAAAAAATGCCCCTAAGTCAATGATTGCAGCTGGTGTTGGCGATATTTTAGGAAAGTTTACTTCACTCTTTGATTGGAAGTTCGAGACAAAATGGCAAAAAAATGAGCTTTATGAACCTACGTTATTGTTAACAGAACACGCACTTAAGAAAACAGTAAATAGCTTGCCTGATATAAGCTTAGGTAACCTTTCAGGAATAAGTAGACTGATGGAAGCTTTAATCGAGTCTGGTATTAGTATTGCTCTATACGGACAGTCTCATTCTGCTTCTGGAAGTGAACATCATCTATCTCATTTTTGGGAAATTCATCATTTAATAAATGAAGAAAAACAACTATTACATGGAGAAAAAGTGAGTGTTGCAACAATTGAGATTCTTCGTTTGTATCAAACACTGTTTCCAAAAGTATATAAAAAACACAATATTTTAACAGATGAAGATTGGGATTATTTAAAGAAAGAACTTGATATTCTTCCAACTGTAAAAGAAATCATCAGCTTTTTAAACGAAGTAAAAGGTAAAACTGAGTTAGAGCAGCTTCCTATTTCTTCATCACTATTCAAAGAAAGCATTATGAAAGCATCAGGTATACGACCAAATCGTTATACGTTTTTACGTTATTTAATTGATTATCATTCAGGAGAGGTCGAACAATATGTTACCAGTCGAACGTAAAAGAAAGATACTCGAATACTTAATTTCAAATCAATCTGCATCTATTTCGGAACTATCTGCTCTTTGTTCTGTTCACGAATCGACAATTCGTCGAGATTTAGCAGAATTGGAGCTGGAAGAAAAATTAAAAAGAACCCACGGTGGGGCTATTTTAGAGGATTGGGTCTCTGTGGAACCTTCGTTTGATGAGAGACAAGGACATAATATCGACGAAAAAAGAAGAATTGGCCAAAAAGCTGCACAATTTATTGAAGCTGGCGATACAGTCATATTGGATTCAGGTACAACGTCGTTACAAATCGCAAAACATATGAAACATTTGAAAAATGTACAAGTTTTTACGAATGATATTAATATTGCAACCGAATTAAAAGATTGTTCCGGCATTAAGGTCTATATTACAGGCGGCGAACTGTATTTACACAGTTACATGTTAAATGGACATTATACAAATAGCTTTTTAGAGAGCGTGCAAGTCAAAAAAGCATTTTTAGGTACTCCTGCTATCCATCCGATTCACGGGCTAACACATATGGAAGCGATATTAGTACCTACTAAACAAAAAATTATTCAAGCAGCAAAAGAGGTTTTTGTCGTTGCAGATAGTTCTAAAATAGGCCGTTATTCTGCACATCTAATTTCAAAAATAGACGAAAGATTTTCACTCATAACAGGTAAAGAAGTGAAAAACGAATATATAGAAGCCTTTCATGATGCATCTATCAAATTATATACAGTTTAGGAGGATTATAAATTGGCGGAAATTCAATTTAAAAATATTTCGAAAAGCTTTGGGAATACAAAAGTAATCGATAACTTGAATTTAACAATTGAAGAAGGAAAATTCACTGTTTTAGTTGGCCCTTCTGGATGCGGTAAAACCACTTTACTACGCATGATTGCTGGTATTGAATTACAAACTAGCGGACAAATATTTATAAACGGAAAAAATGTATCACGTACTTCTCCAGGAAAGCGTGATGTTGCGATGGTATTCCAAAATTATGCAATCTATCCAACAATGACTGTACGAGGAAACATTGAATATGGATTAAAAAATAATAAAGTTAGTCGTGAAAAAAGAGAAGAATTAATTAATAACATAACATCCATTGTCGGACTCAAACCATATTTAGACCGCAAGCCAAGCACTTTATCAGGTGGACAACGCCAAAGAATAGCATTGGCTCGCGCTATGGTGAAGCAACCAGCCGTTTTTTTGATGGACGAGCCACTTTCCAATTTAGATGCAAAATTACGTGCCCAAATGCGATTAGAGCTAATAGAGCTACATAAAAAACTAGGAACGACTTTCGTCTATGTTACACATGATCAAATTGAAGCGATGTCAATGGCAGACCAAATTATTCTTATGAATGATGGGAAAATTCAACAAGAAGCAAGCCCAGAGGAAATTTACTTTGAACCTAAAAATCTATTTACCGCTCAGTTTATGGGGACTCCACCTATGAATATATTAAATGTCTCTAATGATGTTCAATATAAAATGGGTTTTCGCCCAGAAGTCGCACAATTATCGGAAGACATTAAAACTAACAATGGGATGAATTTAAAGGGGGTGATTATAACTCGAGAAATGTTAGGTTCTGAAACAATCTACCAAGTAAAAAATAGTGAACAAACTTTTATGGTAAAAAGTACGAATCGAAATTTTAAAGTTGGAATGGAAGTTCATGTCACCGTAACGTATGATGACTTAATCTTTTTCGATCTTCAAGGATCAGCTATTTCGTTAACGAATGATGAAATTTCATCAATTTTAATGAAACAACAAGGAGAAAAGCAATGGAGCCTATAGACAAGGAAGAAGGTAGAATGAGCCATATTTTGAATCTTATACGACCATATGTAATGATTGCTCCTGCAATGATAGGGATTGGATTATTCGTTTTTTATCCGTTAGTTTACCTTTTCTATATTAGTTTGTTTGATTTTAATTTAATGAACCGATTAAAAAGTGAATTTATTGGTTTTCAAAATTATGCTGAAATATTGGCAAGAGAAGATTTTTATGATGTCCTTAAAA
Above is a genomic segment from Lysinibacillus sp. PLM2 containing:
- the amhX gene encoding amidohydrolase AmhX yields the protein MEEQQLTERMQKVFAHLHANPEISWKEVNTTAYLAEFLKEEGLVPQTFEDMTGLYVDIGPGVPKVGFRTDIDALWQEVDGEFKANHSCGHDGHMTMAIGVALLLKEQKDSLPGAVRLIFQPAEEKAGGAKAITQKGIIDTLEYLFGVHVRPLVELSDGTHSPALYHGAAKLITGTISGVEAHGALPEYGVNAIEVAAALVDALKRIWISPAESGSIKMTQLQAGGISANIIPGTATFSIDTRAQTNETMAALTEGFERAVEAVSKLYGATITTNVGAHIVAAQVDDEAKAIMRQAIIETVGEEHCAPEVVTPGGEDFHFYSYSRPHLKTTMLGLGCGVTPGLHHPQMNFNQQQLPVGARIITRALLNALQEVERSE
- the araL gene encoding sugar-phosphatase AraL; the encoded protein is MKGFIIDLDGTIYKNYQIIDGAREAIELLKINNLPFVFLSNRGNISRKNCLQKLKRIGIDCQIENIILASTIAARFFQQRKEESVWILGDEGLREELIDHQVNLATKPEQADWLLITLHEQLTYEDLNNAFRAVLNGAKIAVTNHDLIFPREDGPCIDVGGLIAAITATTGAKVQYSFGKPSPFMRDAALQQLQLEATDCVVIGDGLSTDMQLGIINEMKTAFVLSGVATVEDLHKTNITPLFIGNTILDVVKDILEGVNHEYH
- the egsA gene encoding glycerol-1-phosphate dehydrogenase [NAD(P)+], encoding MNTIEKVIKSINNEPLKLSNINIEHIYIQENIFPSLQQYLLNQNYTNVLLIGDDNTIVFMNSIIEQCQNEHLTFSTTVLRPNQNQDVIADEQNICQSLVAAQQSNVDAILAVGAGTIHDVARYAAFTLKKPFVSFPTAPSVDGFYSSGAPLILRNMKVTVKAEAPMAIFADLHILKNAPKSMIAAGVGDILGKFTSLFDWKFETKWQKNELYEPTLLLTEHALKKTVNSLPDISLGNLSGISRLMEALIESGISIALYGQSHSASGSEHHLSHFWEIHHLINEEKQLLHGEKVSVATIEILRLYQTLFPKVYKKHNILTDEDWDYLKKELDILPTVKEIISFLNEVKGKTELEQLPISSSLFKESIMKASGIRPNRYTFLRYLIDYHSGEVEQYVTSRT
- a CDS encoding DeoR family transcriptional regulator — protein: MLPVERKRKILEYLISNQSASISELSALCSVHESTIRRDLAELELEEKLKRTHGGAILEDWVSVEPSFDERQGHNIDEKRRIGQKAAQFIEAGDTVILDSGTTSLQIAKHMKHLKNVQVFTNDINIATELKDCSGIKVYITGGELYLHSYMLNGHYTNSFLESVQVKKAFLGTPAIHPIHGLTHMEAILVPTKQKIIQAAKEVFVVADSSKIGRYSAHLISKIDERFSLITGKEVKNEYIEAFHDASIKLYTV
- a CDS encoding ABC transporter ATP-binding protein, which gives rise to MAEIQFKNISKSFGNTKVIDNLNLTIEEGKFTVLVGPSGCGKTTLLRMIAGIELQTSGQIFINGKNVSRTSPGKRDVAMVFQNYAIYPTMTVRGNIEYGLKNNKVSREKREELINNITSIVGLKPYLDRKPSTLSGGQRQRIALARAMVKQPAVFLMDEPLSNLDAKLRAQMRLELIELHKKLGTTFVYVTHDQIEAMSMADQIILMNDGKIQQEASPEEIYFEPKNLFTAQFMGTPPMNILNVSNDVQYKMGFRPEVAQLSEDIKTNNGMNLKGVIITREMLGSETIYQVKNSEQTFMVKSTNRNFKVGMEVHVTVTYDDLIFFDLQGSAISLTNDEISSILMKQQGEKQWSL